A stretch of Microbacterium sp. LWH3-1.2 DNA encodes these proteins:
- a CDS encoding glycosyltransferase family 4 protein: protein MSESPARLLWRRAFVLGGGGVLAVLYSFPHALGAPGIGWTAWNQANELVRAGVDVHIVAASMAKPVEGAASVRTTLAFRGRRVPHRLLGRDRALRYHDAVAAGLVGRLLSADSGDVVHAWPLASVRTLQAARQLGIPGVREVPNTHTAHAYEVVAREYASLGLEPRRGESHTADPRRLATEESEYTAAAALLVPSEAVAETFLARGFDDARLLRHRYGCTVSAPPARDGDGPFTAVFLGRGTPRKGLHTALQAWTASKAADEGRFLIYGRLDEDYAAHLAPLLAHPSVEVRGVTSEPMRALASADVMMLPTVEEGSALVTYEAQVAGCVPLVSLAAGAVIDEGVTGMTHEVGDVEVLTAQLDLLIERPEVLAGLSSAAMARADQLSWAAATQATRAAYREAARLVRGTTDAAA, encoded by the coding sequence ATGAGCGAGAGCCCGGCACGGCTCCTATGGAGGCGGGCCTTCGTCCTGGGGGGAGGTGGCGTTCTGGCAGTCCTGTACAGCTTCCCGCATGCGCTCGGAGCCCCCGGCATCGGCTGGACCGCGTGGAACCAGGCGAACGAACTCGTTCGCGCCGGCGTCGACGTGCACATCGTCGCGGCCTCCATGGCCAAGCCGGTCGAAGGGGCGGCGTCCGTGCGGACGACCCTCGCCTTCCGGGGCCGGCGCGTGCCCCACCGCCTGCTCGGACGCGACCGCGCCCTGCGCTATCACGACGCCGTCGCGGCGGGTCTCGTCGGGCGGCTGCTGAGCGCTGACAGCGGCGATGTCGTGCACGCGTGGCCGCTCGCGTCGGTCCGCACGCTGCAGGCGGCGCGTCAGCTCGGTATCCCGGGCGTGCGCGAGGTGCCCAACACCCATACCGCACACGCGTACGAGGTCGTCGCGCGCGAGTACGCGTCCCTCGGTCTCGAGCCGCGTCGCGGCGAGAGCCACACCGCCGACCCGCGCCGGCTTGCCACCGAAGAGAGCGAGTACACGGCGGCGGCCGCGCTGCTCGTGCCGAGCGAAGCGGTCGCCGAGACATTCCTGGCGCGCGGGTTCGACGACGCCCGGCTGCTCCGACATCGCTACGGGTGCACGGTGAGCGCACCGCCCGCCCGCGACGGCGACGGGCCGTTCACCGCCGTGTTCCTCGGCCGGGGCACCCCGCGAAAGGGACTGCACACGGCGCTGCAGGCGTGGACGGCGTCGAAGGCGGCCGACGAGGGCCGGTTCCTCATATACGGCCGGCTCGACGAGGACTACGCCGCGCATCTGGCGCCCCTGCTCGCGCACCCGAGCGTCGAGGTGAGGGGCGTCACCTCCGAGCCGATGCGCGCGCTGGCCTCGGCCGACGTGATGATGCTCCCGACCGTCGAGGAGGGCAGCGCCCTCGTGACGTACGAGGCGCAGGTGGCCGGGTGCGTCCCGCTCGTCTCGCTCGCCGCGGGTGCGGTGATCGACGAGGGCGTCACCGGGATGACGCACGAGGTCGGCGACGTCGAAGTGCTGACGGCGCAGCTCGACCTGCTGATCGAGCGCCCGGAGGTGCTCGCCGGCCTGTCGAGCGCCGCGATGGCACGGGCCGACCAGCTCAGCTGGGCGGCGGCGACCCAGGCGACGCGGGCGGCGTACCGCGAGGCCGCGCGCCTGGTGAGGGGAACGACCGATGCCGCGGCCTGA
- a CDS encoding glycosyltransferase family 2 protein, with amino-acid sequence MPRPEDVTLAICTRERPEMLAAALASFTAVTPPGVQILVVDSASTTPATWEVAGAAGVDYVRSDIKGLSIARNLALETSRRPIVVFTDDDCAAVEGWMAPILADFDDPAVGAVTGRMLDHTLVGTQQAPPPRRFTRTIEGIDAGHGAIMAFRREQLVALGGFDPVLGAGRRLAGAEDLDMFCRVLDDGAHIVYDPSCVVHHVHTRADDAYTQLHHGYGLGLGALTAKWVRLRARVGVRLFAVVAKRTLSRAVHNRREHRRRDADLALFRGFLGGFFTAVRFALDGRLFVDDDPPAPITLGVATHGGEQ; translated from the coding sequence ATGCCGCGGCCTGAGGACGTGACCCTCGCCATCTGCACGCGCGAGCGGCCCGAGATGCTCGCCGCGGCGCTCGCCTCGTTCACGGCGGTGACGCCGCCGGGCGTGCAGATCCTCGTCGTCGATTCGGCGTCGACGACGCCCGCGACGTGGGAGGTCGCCGGCGCGGCGGGCGTCGACTACGTGCGCAGCGACATCAAGGGGCTCTCGATCGCCCGCAACCTCGCCCTCGAGACGAGCCGGCGGCCGATCGTCGTGTTCACCGACGACGACTGCGCCGCGGTCGAGGGCTGGATGGCGCCGATCCTCGCAGACTTCGACGATCCGGCCGTCGGCGCGGTGACGGGACGGATGCTGGACCACACCCTGGTAGGCACACAGCAGGCGCCGCCGCCCCGGCGCTTCACCCGCACGATCGAGGGCATCGATGCCGGCCACGGCGCGATCATGGCGTTCCGGCGCGAGCAGCTCGTCGCACTCGGCGGTTTCGACCCGGTGCTGGGCGCGGGGCGGCGCTTGGCGGGCGCCGAGGATCTCGACATGTTCTGCCGCGTGCTCGACGACGGCGCGCACATCGTCTACGACCCGTCGTGCGTCGTGCACCACGTGCACACGCGAGCCGACGACGCGTACACGCAGCTGCACCATGGCTACGGGCTCGGACTCGGCGCGCTCACCGCGAAGTGGGTGCGGCTGCGGGCACGAGTGGGGGTGCGCCTGTTCGCGGTGGTCGCGAAGCGCACCCTGTCGCGCGCGGTGCACAACCGGCGCGAGCATCGGCGTCGGGATGCCGACCTCGCTCTGTTCCGCGGATTCCTCGGCGGGTTCTTCACCGCCGTGCGCTTCGCGCTCGACGGGCGTCTCTTCGTCGACGACGACCCGCCGGCGCCGATCACCCTCGGCGTCGCGACGCACGGAGGAGAGCAATGA
- a CDS encoding wax ester/triacylglycerol synthase domain-containing protein yields the protein MTAHPELARRAQLISSLDEKYVSNAVTFAAMHAAGTMIVDGGPLRAPDGTLDRTAIRRRVERLSWFAPAMRQRLVSTPLRLTTPAWVPVTSLDLDYHVRFADDIEPDDPTRVERFTGRLSPTMDPSRPLWDFEFVELDTGRVAIVMRYHHVVGDAMYGLRIGDVIAGTTPAPEPPEPGEAEYDELGVAPRNGFEVLAIAFAQWRERNPGVRQAWRAYWRKSFRMRLRRWGGRMLRPVKNARIARTGLLVGVREGRSSAYEVADLAAATRRAYKLGGTVNDLVTAATLLAMARQRPDAETLSILVPISRRGAGDGGVRNDISVVKVSVAASAPLEEIVPSVRAQVQAAVESGGSVVEGAEDWVGYATSVTWGRDERFFGTAPVETVTGWPAGDPRDEVACLACSYRRELVISVTARSSVDLPALMATYRELLAPAPVPVGTDAAGAAR from the coding sequence ATGACCGCGCACCCCGAACTCGCCCGCCGGGCGCAGCTGATCAGCTCGCTCGACGAGAAGTACGTCTCGAACGCGGTCACGTTCGCCGCGATGCACGCCGCCGGCACGATGATCGTCGACGGCGGGCCGCTGCGCGCGCCCGACGGCACCCTCGACCGCACCGCGATCCGCCGGCGCGTCGAGCGCCTCAGCTGGTTCGCGCCGGCGATGCGGCAGCGGCTCGTGTCCACGCCGCTGCGCCTGACGACGCCGGCGTGGGTGCCCGTGACGAGCCTCGACCTCGACTACCACGTGCGGTTCGCCGACGACATCGAGCCCGACGACCCGACCCGCGTCGAGCGGTTCACGGGACGCCTGAGCCCGACGATGGACCCGTCGCGGCCGCTGTGGGACTTCGAGTTCGTCGAGCTCGACACCGGGCGCGTGGCGATCGTCATGCGCTACCACCACGTGGTGGGCGACGCGATGTACGGGCTGCGCATCGGCGATGTGATCGCCGGCACGACGCCGGCGCCCGAGCCGCCTGAGCCGGGCGAGGCGGAGTACGACGAGCTCGGCGTCGCGCCCCGCAACGGCTTCGAGGTGCTCGCGATCGCGTTCGCGCAGTGGCGCGAGCGCAATCCCGGCGTGCGGCAGGCGTGGCGGGCGTACTGGCGCAAGTCGTTCCGCATGCGGCTCCGGCGCTGGGGCGGGCGGATGCTGCGCCCGGTCAAGAACGCGCGCATCGCGCGCACAGGTCTCCTCGTCGGCGTGCGGGAGGGCCGCAGCTCGGCCTACGAGGTCGCGGACCTCGCCGCCGCCACGCGCCGGGCGTACAAGCTCGGCGGCACCGTCAACGACCTGGTCACGGCCGCCACTCTGCTCGCGATGGCGCGTCAGCGCCCCGACGCCGAGACGCTGTCGATCCTCGTGCCGATCTCGCGACGCGGGGCCGGTGACGGCGGGGTGCGCAACGACATCAGCGTCGTGAAGGTGTCGGTCGCAGCATCCGCTCCGCTGGAAGAGATCGTGCCGAGCGTGCGGGCCCAGGTTCAGGCGGCGGTCGAGTCCGGCGGCTCGGTGGTCGAGGGCGCCGAGGACTGGGTGGGCTATGCCACCTCGGTGACGTGGGGCCGCGACGAGCGGTTCTTCGGCACGGCTCCGGTCGAGACGGTCACCGGGTGGCCGGCGGGCGACCCGCGCGACGAGGTCGCGTGCCTGGCCTGTTCGTACCGCCGCGAGCTCGTGATCAGCGTGACCGCGCGCTCTTCGGTCGACCTTCCCGCGCTCATGGCGACCTATCGCGAGCTGCTTGCGCCGGCACCCGTGCCGGTGGGGACGGATGCTGCGGGGGCGGCGCGATGA
- a CDS encoding acyltransferase — MSRLRGALGSVLDPRTLLHGLRLAHFHGYSFVRQVPLIRMGPDVSMAPNVSFRNGERISIGAGTHIGEFSLIWAGNETGRIEIGEKCLFAPHVMVTASNYGVEMGPVPIMDQPKIERDVVIGAGAWLGANVVVLAGVTIGEGAVVAAGAVVTKDVPAFSIVGGVPARVIGERPSGQEEGESRGDAQKERVG; from the coding sequence ATGAGCCGCCTCCGGGGCGCGCTCGGGTCGGTGCTCGACCCCCGCACGCTGCTGCACGGGCTGCGTCTCGCACACTTCCACGGTTACTCGTTCGTGCGGCAGGTGCCGCTGATCCGGATGGGGCCGGACGTCTCGATGGCACCGAACGTGTCGTTCCGCAACGGCGAGCGCATCTCGATCGGCGCGGGCACCCATATCGGTGAGTTCAGCCTCATCTGGGCGGGCAACGAGACCGGTCGCATCGAGATCGGCGAGAAGTGCCTGTTCGCGCCGCACGTGATGGTGACGGCGTCGAACTACGGCGTCGAGATGGGCCCGGTCCCGATCATGGACCAGCCCAAGATCGAGCGCGATGTGGTGATCGGCGCGGGTGCCTGGCTGGGTGCGAATGTGGTGGTTCTGGCGGGCGTGACGATCGGCGAGGGCGCCGTGGTCGCGGCCGGGGCAGTGGTGACGAAGGACGTTCCGGCGTTCTCGATCGTCGGAGGGGTTCCGGCGCGGGTCATCGGCGAGAGGCCTTCGGGTCAAGAAGAGGGAGAGAGCCGTGGGGATGCTCAGAAGGAGAGAGTCGGATAG
- a CDS encoding S8 family serine peptidase has product MRVAGLAVGTAVVASLLGGGIATASFAAGDEAGVYTVSFRSTEGLDAALSGIAAQPDAVYDSVVKGFTGYLTADEVALLRVSSTVRGISSNKVVTGAAQTVPPAVGTVEADLPPTSATSAGVWDGPGLAIIDSGVSVHTDLNVARQINCFGSGDGTDANGHGTGVAGAAAAINNTVGLVGIAPGAPITSVRVLDSKMQGTSATLMCGLEWVMENHERYDIAVMNMSMQFGQSDDGNCGYTNGDVIHQAICALVEDGVVVVAAAGNSTRDLAQYSPGNFDEVITVTNVADYDGKPGSRGTKPCTESSAPADDTINPKSNWAVSAADRAHTIAAPGTCPYTTKKGNRYGYIASGTSMSAAVMSGVVLACFAEGTCEGRTPREVFQILEGQAQAAATTRGKRFAGDPLSPISGRHSGWLASTVPTGTTPTPTPTPTPTPTPTPTPTPTPTPTPTPTPTPTPDTQAPTATITAPASGSTVSGSVTVRVTASDNVAVTGVTLWSGTTKLGTLAKQSDGSWAGTLPSSSYPNATYPVRARAVDAAGNTGDSPTISLTLRN; this is encoded by the coding sequence ATGCGCGTCGCGGGGCTCGCGGTGGGGACCGCGGTCGTGGCGTCGCTGCTGGGCGGTGGAATCGCCACGGCCTCGTTCGCCGCCGGCGACGAGGCGGGCGTGTACACCGTCAGCTTCCGGTCGACGGAGGGGTTGGATGCTGCGCTCTCGGGTATCGCGGCACAGCCCGACGCCGTCTACGACAGCGTGGTGAAGGGCTTCACCGGCTATCTCACCGCCGACGAGGTCGCCCTCCTCCGGGTGTCGTCGACCGTGCGGGGCATCTCGTCGAACAAGGTGGTGACCGGCGCCGCGCAGACGGTGCCGCCCGCCGTGGGCACGGTGGAGGCCGATCTGCCGCCGACGAGCGCCACCTCGGCGGGCGTGTGGGACGGCCCCGGGCTCGCGATCATCGACTCCGGCGTGAGCGTGCACACCGACCTCAACGTCGCCCGGCAGATCAACTGCTTCGGCAGCGGCGACGGCACCGACGCGAACGGTCACGGCACGGGCGTCGCGGGCGCCGCAGCAGCGATCAACAACACCGTGGGGCTCGTCGGCATCGCCCCGGGAGCGCCGATCACGTCGGTACGTGTGCTCGACAGCAAGATGCAGGGCACGTCGGCGACCCTGATGTGCGGACTCGAGTGGGTCATGGAGAACCACGAGCGCTACGACATCGCCGTGATGAACATGAGCATGCAGTTCGGCCAGTCCGACGACGGCAACTGCGGGTACACGAACGGCGACGTCATCCACCAGGCGATCTGCGCCCTCGTCGAGGACGGCGTCGTCGTCGTCGCGGCGGCCGGCAACTCGACACGAGACCTGGCGCAGTACTCGCCGGGCAACTTCGACGAGGTCATCACGGTCACCAACGTGGCTGACTACGACGGCAAGCCCGGGTCGCGCGGCACGAAGCCCTGCACCGAGTCGTCGGCCCCGGCGGACGACACGATCAACCCGAAGAGCAATTGGGCGGTGAGCGCGGCTGACCGCGCGCACACGATCGCGGCGCCGGGCACGTGCCCGTACACGACCAAGAAGGGCAACCGGTACGGCTACATCGCGTCAGGAACGAGCATGTCTGCCGCGGTGATGTCGGGCGTCGTGCTCGCCTGCTTCGCCGAGGGCACGTGCGAGGGGCGCACTCCGCGCGAGGTGTTCCAGATCCTCGAGGGTCAGGCGCAGGCGGCGGCCACGACGCGCGGCAAGCGCTTCGCGGGCGACCCGCTCAGCCCGATCTCGGGCCGGCACTCCGGTTGGCTCGCGTCGACCGTGCCGACGGGCACCACCCCGACGCCGACGCCGACGCCGACGCCGACTCCGACGCCGACTCCGACGCCGACGCCGACCCCGACGCCGACGCCCACTCCGACGCCCACTCCGACGCCCGATACGCAGGCGCCGACGGCGACGATCACCGCGCCGGCATCGGGATCGACGGTCTCGGGCAGCGTGACGGTGCGGGTCACGGCCTCCGACAACGTGGCGGTCACCGGGGTGACGCTGTGGTCGGGCACGACGAAGCTCGGCACGCTGGCGAAGCAGTCCGACGGGTCGTGGGCCGGCACCCTGCCGTCGAGCAGCTATCCGAACGCGACCTACCCCGTGCGCGCACGTGCGGTGGACGCCGCGGGTAACACGGGTGACAGTCCGACGATCTCGCTGACGCTCCGCAACTGA
- a CDS encoding pyridoxamine 5'-phosphate oxidase family protein, translating to MTDTPLPEAALAFLRQPNPAVMATVTAKGRPVSVATWYLIEDDGLLMLCMNADRARLKHLQNNGHVSLTVLARDDFGTHLSVQGHVVSIRPDEGLADIDRLSRHFLGKDYPARESPLVTVHVAIDRWFGWSGGRQSHY from the coding sequence GTGACCGACACTCCGTTGCCTGAAGCCGCCCTCGCCTTCCTCCGACAGCCGAACCCCGCCGTCATGGCGACGGTCACGGCGAAGGGCCGTCCCGTATCGGTGGCGACCTGGTATCTGATCGAAGACGACGGGCTGCTCATGCTCTGCATGAACGCAGACCGCGCGCGCCTGAAGCACCTGCAGAACAACGGCCACGTGTCGTTGACCGTGCTCGCACGGGATGACTTCGGGACGCACCTGTCTGTCCAGGGGCACGTCGTGTCGATCAGGCCCGATGAGGGACTCGCAGACATCGATCGACTCTCGAGGCATTTCCTCGGCAAGGACTACCCCGCCAGGGAGAGCCCGCTCGTGACGGTCCACGTGGCGATCGACCGATGGTTCGGCTGGTCCGGAGGGCGTCAGTCGCACTACTGA
- a CDS encoding lipopolysaccharide biosynthesis protein: MDTNLAHRASRGIVVTMGGMWGKTLIQMAAIMLLGRLLSPEDFGLVAMVTAISGIIDLVRDFGLTGAIIQAREISERAWRSLFWLALGLGVLLGGILAACAPLIADLYNEPQLVLITLVIAPSLIVNGLTMPLQARATRELKFALLARIDVVSMVGGVAAAITGGLLGWGYWALILMVGTGLVVRLVMLWVAIKPHPGWPRIHRDVVPLVSRGGSIFGAELLNYVERNADTVIIGQQLGPAVLGQYSRAYALFLMPLQQLNGPIGRVALPVLSKLQDDGDRYRRYIRGALLVIGYLTLPTYAILATISEPLFAILLGPGWEQAAVLFSILAIAGIAQGIGKVRGWLFITMGRSHQQLLYDLVARPLVVVGFFVGIWWGGIYGLALTYGILSALLLIPGFAFAIRGTFVRGSDIVFPVLRPLVFALLAFGAAFAATRAVEVIPILEILVGGVAGAIVLGPLLLIPAYRRDVAQIMGFVKQMRKPKARAEKTEEAPTDDDATAAGTQAYEAVLLEDAATPGDVLDAEIEKRQLEQNR; encoded by the coding sequence GTGGATACGAACCTCGCCCACCGCGCCTCGCGGGGCATCGTCGTGACCATGGGCGGGATGTGGGGCAAGACCCTCATCCAGATGGCCGCGATCATGCTGCTCGGGCGCCTCCTCAGTCCCGAGGACTTCGGTCTCGTCGCGATGGTCACGGCGATCTCGGGCATCATCGACCTCGTCCGCGACTTCGGGCTCACGGGTGCGATCATCCAGGCGCGGGAGATCTCGGAGCGGGCCTGGCGAAGTCTCTTCTGGCTCGCGCTCGGGCTCGGCGTGCTGCTGGGCGGAATTCTGGCGGCATGCGCACCGCTGATCGCCGACCTGTACAACGAGCCCCAGCTCGTGCTGATCACGCTGGTCATCGCGCCGAGCCTCATCGTCAACGGGCTCACCATGCCCCTGCAGGCCCGCGCCACGCGCGAGCTGAAGTTCGCGCTGCTCGCCCGCATCGACGTCGTGTCGATGGTGGGCGGGGTCGCGGCGGCGATCACCGGCGGCCTGCTCGGCTGGGGATACTGGGCGCTCATCCTCATGGTCGGCACCGGACTCGTCGTGCGGCTCGTGATGCTGTGGGTGGCGATCAAGCCGCACCCGGGCTGGCCGCGCATACACCGCGACGTCGTTCCGCTCGTGTCGCGGGGCGGCAGCATCTTCGGCGCCGAGCTGCTCAACTACGTCGAGCGCAACGCCGACACCGTCATCATCGGCCAGCAGCTCGGACCCGCCGTGCTCGGCCAGTACTCGCGCGCGTATGCGCTGTTCCTCATGCCGCTGCAGCAGCTGAACGGACCCATCGGCCGGGTCGCCCTCCCCGTGCTCAGCAAACTGCAGGACGACGGCGACCGTTACCGCCGCTACATCCGAGGCGCCCTGCTGGTCATCGGGTACCTGACGCTCCCCACCTACGCGATCCTCGCGACGATCTCAGAGCCGCTGTTCGCGATCCTCCTCGGCCCCGGCTGGGAACAGGCCGCCGTGCTGTTCAGCATCCTCGCCATCGCCGGCATCGCCCAGGGCATCGGCAAGGTGCGCGGCTGGCTCTTCATCACGATGGGGCGCTCGCACCAGCAGCTGCTCTACGACCTCGTCGCGAGACCGCTCGTGGTCGTGGGCTTCTTCGTCGGGATCTGGTGGGGCGGGATCTACGGGCTCGCCCTGACCTACGGCATCCTGTCGGCCCTGCTCCTCATCCCGGGGTTCGCGTTCGCGATCCGCGGCACCTTCGTGCGCGGCAGCGACATCGTCTTCCCGGTGCTGCGCCCGCTGGTGTTCGCGCTGCTCGCTTTCGGGGCCGCGTTCGCGGCGACCCGCGCCGTGGAGGTCATCCCGATTCTCGAGATCCTCGTGGGCGGCGTCGCGGGGGCGATCGTGCTCGGCCCGCTGCTGCTGATCCCGGCGTACCGGCGGGACGTGGCCCAGATCATGGGCTTCGTGAAGCAGATGCGCAAGCCCAAAGCGCGGGCGGAGAAGACGGAGGAGGCGCCGACCGACGACGACGCGACGGCGGCAGGGACGCAGGCGTACGAGGCCGTGCTGCTGGAAGACGCCGCGACGCCCGGCGATGTGCTGGACGCCGAGATCGAGAAGCGCCAGCTCGAGCAGAACCGCTGA
- a CDS encoding acyltransferase, with product MAAVEKSRIEWMDVLRGTSIILVVFNHAILFASSSPLGAPEVAWVLNTIFSPVRMPLMVFLSGLLVGGSLARGPRAYVTGKVRRVLWPYIVWSIIALALLYGFGIREGIVGGVTDHTVTAWDLLLPLYDPVEHLWFLYDLFLFYMIALVTPRVPPLWIAAGALVAAALVPDFGMRRFFLLLVFFMIGVWFSQHVGALERTLARRWVVWACAALALATVAAAAVGVGLRYTALSAPFAAGGIGIAIVIARRFGSARMLRPLRAVGRDSLVYYIVHWWPASAGVALGALTGNAWIALAVGFVFGLGAGVVMVHLLRILPALDLLFAWPARRSGTVAQSSGTFSISDGRPTP from the coding sequence ATGGCAGCGGTCGAGAAGTCGCGCATCGAGTGGATGGACGTCCTCCGCGGGACGTCGATCATCCTCGTGGTGTTCAACCACGCCATCCTGTTCGCGAGTTCCTCCCCGCTCGGCGCACCCGAGGTCGCGTGGGTGCTCAACACGATCTTCTCCCCCGTGCGGATGCCGCTCATGGTGTTCCTCTCGGGCCTGCTCGTCGGCGGCTCGCTCGCCCGCGGCCCGCGCGCCTACGTCACCGGCAAGGTGCGCCGTGTGCTCTGGCCCTACATCGTGTGGTCGATCATCGCGCTCGCGCTGCTGTACGGATTCGGCATCCGTGAAGGCATCGTCGGCGGCGTCACCGACCACACCGTCACCGCGTGGGACCTGCTGCTGCCGCTGTACGACCCCGTCGAGCACCTGTGGTTCCTGTACGACCTGTTCCTCTTCTATATGATCGCGCTCGTCACTCCCCGCGTGCCGCCGCTGTGGATCGCCGCGGGGGCACTCGTCGCCGCAGCCCTCGTGCCCGACTTCGGCATGCGCCGGTTCTTCCTGCTGCTCGTGTTCTTCATGATCGGCGTGTGGTTCTCGCAGCACGTCGGCGCCCTCGAGCGCACACTCGCCCGCCGCTGGGTGGTCTGGGCGTGCGCGGCGCTCGCCCTCGCCACCGTCGCCGCCGCGGCCGTGGGTGTCGGCCTGCGCTACACCGCCCTGTCGGCGCCGTTCGCGGCCGGCGGCATCGGCATCGCCATCGTCATCGCGCGTCGGTTCGGATCGGCGCGGATGCTGCGTCCCCTCCGCGCCGTCGGACGCGACTCGCTCGTCTACTACATCGTGCACTGGTGGCCGGCGAGCGCCGGCGTCGCGCTCGGCGCCCTCACCGGGAACGCCTGGATCGCCCTCGCCGTCGGGTTCGTGTTCGGACTCGGGGCCGGCGTCGTCATGGTTCATCTGCTGCGCATACTGCCTGCCCTCGACCTGCTGTTCGCGTGGCCCGCCCGCCGTTCGGGAACCGTCGCGCAGTCCTCCGGAACGTTCTCCATCTCCGACGGAAGGCCCACGCCATGA